A region of Blattabacterium cuenoti STAT DNA encodes the following proteins:
- the dapF gene encoding diaminopimelate epimerase — MELNFYKYQGTGNDFILLDSRKKKIENPILFKRLCNRHFGIGANGVILIQNDDKYRSDFYMKYCNSDGKESTMCGNGGRCAISFANKLGILKKNKIHFRAIDGYHNGFIVKNNNLVSIHLLDVDKNTIEIHKKYVFLNTGSPHHILFVENIKEKNVYQEGKNIRFQNPYLEKGVNVNFVKILKNNTLQVRTYERGVENETLSCGTGVVASVVAACETNKIKNNMGEILIQTLGGKLWVSLKKTKNEYKNIHLTGNVNFVFKGSILI; from the coding sequence ATGGAATTGAATTTTTATAAATATCAAGGAACGGGAAATGATTTTATCCTTTTAGATTCTAGAAAAAAAAAAATAGAAAATCCTATTTTATTCAAAAGGTTATGTAATAGACATTTTGGAATTGGAGCCAATGGAGTTATTTTGATTCAAAATGATGATAAATATCGAAGTGATTTTTATATGAAATATTGTAATTCTGATGGAAAAGAAAGCACAATGTGTGGAAATGGAGGAAGATGTGCTATTTCTTTTGCTAATAAATTAGGAATTTTAAAAAAAAATAAAATTCATTTTCGAGCTATAGATGGATATCATAATGGATTTATTGTAAAAAATAATAATTTGGTTTCTATACATCTCCTAGATGTAGATAAAAATACAATAGAAATTCATAAAAAATACGTTTTTTTAAACACAGGATCTCCTCATCATATTTTGTTTGTAGAAAATATAAAAGAAAAAAACGTATATCAAGAAGGAAAAAATATTAGATTTCAAAATCCTTATTTGGAAAAAGGAGTTAATGTAAATTTTGTAAAAATACTTAAAAATAATACACTACAAGTACGTACTTATGAAAGAGGAGTAGAAAATGAAACTTTATCCTGTGGAACAGGAGTTGTGGCTTCTGTCGTTGCTGCATGTGAAACAAATAAAATAAAAAATAATATGGGTGAAATTTTAATCCAAACTCTTGGAGGAAAATTATGGGTTTCATTGAAAAAAACAAAAAATGAATATAAAAATATCCATTTAACTGGAAACGTAAATTTTGTATTTAAAGGATCCATTCTTATTTAA
- the tatC gene encoding twin-arginine translocase subunit TatC has protein sequence MNENKIPFWKHIEELRKHIIHCICAIIIVTIILMNNKNIIFDYIIFGPAKTDFITYRIFSKITNSFLGIHLNSISFLYKNLEIQNRQIFGQFNIYLWTCFIGGVILSFPYVLYEFWKFIKPALSDEEKKYSLWILTIVTFMFLLGIFFGYFILCPFLIHFGYSFKISNFPKNIFDLSDYISLIVHSVFSMGIIFLFPFFIFFLTKMELISSSFLKKYRKHAFMILLIIASAITPGDILSTIIVLIPLLILYQVSVYISSFHTNKSYK, from the coding sequence ATGAATGAAAATAAAATTCCGTTTTGGAAACATATTGAGGAATTAAGAAAACACATAATTCATTGTATTTGTGCGATAATTATTGTAACGATTATTTTGATGAATAATAAAAATATTATATTTGATTACATTATTTTCGGTCCAGCAAAAACAGATTTTATTACTTACCGTATATTTTCTAAAATAACTAATTCCTTTTTAGGAATACATTTGAATTCTATTTCCTTTTTATATAAAAATTTAGAAATACAAAATAGACAAATATTTGGACAGTTCAATATTTATTTATGGACTTGTTTTATAGGAGGGGTTATTTTGTCATTTCCTTATGTTCTTTATGAATTTTGGAAATTTATAAAACCTGCTCTTTCGGATGAAGAAAAAAAATATTCTCTATGGATACTGACCATAGTTACTTTTATGTTTTTGTTAGGAATTTTTTTTGGTTATTTCATATTATGTCCATTTTTAATTCATTTTGGATATTCTTTTAAAATAAGTAATTTTCCGAAAAATATATTCGATTTATCAGACTATATTTCTTTAATCGTACATTCTGTATTTTCTATGGGAATTATTTTTTTATTTCCTTTTTTTATATTTTTTCTAACTAAAATGGAATTAATATCTTCTTCTTTTTTAAAAAAATATAGGAAACATGCTTTTATGATTTTGTTAATTATAGCTTCTGCTATAACACCTGGAGATATTTTAAGTACAATCATCGTTCTAATTCCTCTTCTAATACTTTATCAAGTAAGTGTATATATATCATCTTTTCATACAAATAAATCATACAAATAA
- the smpB gene encoding SsrA-binding protein: MNVFNRKARFRYHLIEYYISGIQLFGTEVKSIRQNKVSIMESFCQMRNGELYSINMYIAEYKFGTNWNHSSKRERKLLLKKQELIRIDKKLKNPGLTLIPIELFFNDKGYIKMKIALAKGKKIYDKRESLRKKDFFREVRKLKLKNCI; the protein is encoded by the coding sequence ATGAACGTTTTCAATAGAAAAGCAAGATTTAGATATCATCTTATAGAATATTATATATCTGGAATACAATTATTTGGTACAGAAGTGAAATCAATAAGACAAAATAAAGTCAGTATAATGGAAAGTTTTTGTCAAATGAGAAACGGAGAATTATATTCCATAAATATGTATATAGCTGAATATAAATTTGGGACAAATTGGAATCATTCAAGTAAAAGAGAAAGAAAATTATTATTGAAAAAACAAGAATTAATAAGAATCGATAAAAAATTAAAAAATCCAGGATTAACTTTAATTCCCATAGAATTATTTTTTAATGATAAAGGATATATAAAAATGAAAATAGCTTTAGCTAAAGGAAAAAAAATATATGATAAACGTGAATCTTTACGAAAAAAAGATTTTTTTAGGGAAGTTCGAAAACTTAAATTAAAAAATTGTATTTAA
- a CDS encoding OmpA family protein → MKNVNFFIMALFTFFSSVFSQNLKENWFIRIGAHDINYYPITTYSSSSSSPFPLHTFKDFFIKRNNSFDPSSISNIELEHKIKDHIGLHLGVSLGMVNNSRWNIYDNLFVKLSPGVNLYISPPSNNSNKNKFDPYLRLGIGYHKFNTYLNRELKISEKKYFKTNKKNFFLLDGGIGLNYWLVPNFGFNFQSTYNQVFAKQSNDYLNFWKHNIGLIFRFGDLPIRYNHKKIKTNQDFSSIPSVVPVNDEKEEVVNEKEEVVNEKEEVVNEKEEKESKICCNNDQENEEDSDHDGILDQEDLCPNQLGLKKFKGCPDSDSDNIPDHEDKCPNKFGKKENKGCPDIIFSPFLFDSGSFSLSPRSLKNISKISEIMIHTLPNSKFYINGYADANGNSNFNRVLSIKRARSVFSALVSKGVDSSRIKIRGLGVERKKGRRVEIRIRKL, encoded by the coding sequence ATGAAAAACGTCAATTTTTTTATCATGGCATTATTTACTTTTTTTTCTTCCGTTTTTTCCCAAAATCTGAAGGAAAATTGGTTTATCCGAATAGGAGCGCATGATATTAATTATTATCCTATAACAACGTATTCATCTTCTTCTTCTTCACCATTTCCATTGCATACTTTTAAAGATTTCTTTATTAAAAGAAACAATAGTTTTGATCCTTCCTCTATTTCTAACATAGAATTAGAACATAAAATAAAAGATCATATAGGGTTACATTTAGGTGTTTCATTAGGAATGGTAAATAATTCAAGATGGAATATATACGATAATTTATTTGTAAAGTTAAGCCCTGGAGTAAATTTATATATTTCACCTCCGAGTAATAATAGTAATAAAAATAAATTTGATCCTTATTTAAGATTAGGAATAGGTTATCATAAGTTCAACACTTATCTTAATAGAGAACTGAAAATTTCAGAAAAAAAATATTTTAAAACAAACAAAAAAAATTTTTTTCTATTAGATGGAGGAATAGGTTTAAATTACTGGTTAGTTCCTAATTTTGGATTTAACTTTCAAAGTACTTATAACCAAGTATTTGCAAAACAATCAAACGATTATTTGAATTTTTGGAAACATAATATAGGATTGATTTTCCGTTTTGGAGATTTACCTATTCGTTATAATCATAAAAAAATTAAAACAAATCAAGATTTTTCTTCTATTCCTTCCGTTGTTCCCGTTAATGACGAAAAAGAAGAAGTAGTAAATGAAAAAGAAGAAGTAGTAAATGAAAAAGAAGAAGTAGTAAATGAAAAAGAAGAAAAAGAAAGCAAAATTTGTTGTAATAACGATCAAGAGAACGAAGAAGATTCAGATCATGATGGAATTTTAGATCAAGAAGATTTATGTCCAAATCAACTTGGATTAAAGAAATTTAAAGGTTGTCCTGATTCAGATTCAGATAATATTCCAGATCACGAAGATAAATGTCCGAATAAATTTGGAAAGAAAGAAAATAAAGGATGTCCTGATATTATTTTTAGTCCTTTTTTATTTGATTCTGGAAGTTTTTCATTGTCACCTCGTTCTTTAAAAAATATTAGTAAAATTAGTGAAATCATGATTCATACTCTTCCTAATTCTAAATTTTATATTAATGGATATGCGGATGCAAATGGAAACTCTAATTTTAATAGAGTTTTATCTATAAAAAGAGCTCGTTCCGTATTTTCAGCTTTAGTATCTAAAGGAGTAGATTCTTCTAGAATCAAAATTAGAGGATTAGGAGTTGAGAGAAAAAAAGGAAGACGTGTTGAAATCAGAATAAGAAAATTATAA
- a CDS encoding M42 family peptidase, protein MSNYSYSINNDSIQFLERYLNEFSPTGNENKGQKIWINHLSSYVEKIQTDLYGTAVGIINPNSPYKLVIEAHVDEISWNVNYITEEGIIYVSRNGGSDPQIAPSKKVVIHTEKGFVHGVFGWPAIHIRKHSREKSPNVENLFVDIGVSSKNEAIDMGVYVGCVITYPDKFFIMNHNYFVSRALDNKIGGFLIAEVARIIIENRLNLKFGLYIVNSVQEEIGLKGAKVISKIIRPNIAIITDVTHDTYSPMIDKKIQGDIKCGLGPVIGFSPSIHKNIRELIINTANRKKICFQRLVTSRDTGTDTDAFAYSNKGVLSALISIPLKYMHTTVEMVHKKDVELAVLLIFETLQEINKNINQFFTD, encoded by the coding sequence ATGAGTAATTATTCATATTCGATTAATAATGATTCTATCCAATTTCTTGAAAGATATTTGAATGAATTTTCTCCAACAGGAAACGAAAATAAAGGACAAAAAATATGGATAAATCATCTTAGTTCTTATGTAGAAAAAATACAAACAGATCTATATGGTACAGCAGTAGGAATTATTAATCCTAATTCTCCATATAAATTAGTTATTGAAGCTCATGTTGATGAAATCTCATGGAATGTTAATTATATCACAGAAGAAGGAATAATATATGTATCTCGTAATGGAGGATCCGATCCTCAAATCGCTCCATCTAAAAAAGTGGTTATTCATACGGAAAAAGGTTTTGTACATGGAGTATTTGGATGGCCCGCTATTCATATAAGAAAACATTCAAGAGAAAAATCTCCTAATGTAGAAAATCTATTTGTAGATATTGGTGTTTCCAGCAAAAATGAAGCAATTGATATGGGAGTTTATGTAGGATGTGTGATCACTTATCCTGATAAATTTTTTATTATGAATCATAATTATTTTGTATCTAGAGCATTAGATAATAAAATAGGAGGATTTCTTATAGCAGAAGTAGCAAGAATTATAATTGAAAATAGATTAAATTTAAAATTTGGATTATATATAGTAAATTCAGTTCAAGAAGAAATTGGGTTAAAAGGTGCGAAAGTGATCTCTAAAATTATACGACCCAATATAGCAATTATTACAGATGTAACACATGATACTTATAGCCCCATGATTGATAAAAAAATACAAGGTGATATTAAATGTGGATTAGGACCTGTCATTGGATTTTCTCCTTCAATTCATAAAAACATTAGAGAATTGATAATTAATACCGCTAATAGGAAAAAAATATGTTTTCAACGTTTAGTCACATCTAGAGATACAGGAACAGATACAGACGCTTTCGCTTATTCCAATAAGGGTGTTTTATCTGCTTTAATTTCTATTCCTCTTAAATATATGCATACTACAGTAGAAATGGTACATAAAAAAGATGTAGAACTAGCTGTATTACTTATTTTTGAAACTTTACAAGAAATCAATAAAAACATAAACCAGTTTTTTACCGATTGA
- a CDS encoding redox-regulated ATPase YchF, with product MKCGIIGLPNTGKSTFFNLISNSKALSKNFPFCTIEPNYGITKVPDERLYELKKIINSTKIVPSEIKIVDIAGLIKGSHKGEGLGNRFLSHVRETNVMIHMIRFFRDRSVLHVEGSINPIRDKEIIDMELQFKDLETIEKRLEKVTKKNQVNKSIHILKKIFSFLKEGKNIRIYPFQKDEKEYIKDLQLLTIKPVIYVCNIDNELDYNTSLHIENMKKTIKMENSTLIILSLKKNCIKLDQILKKTYNLLNLISFFTVGKKEIRSWSIPNPCTAYEASSVIHTDFKKGFIRAKVIHYNDFIKYRSEENAKKAGKILLAGKNYFIQDGDIIHFRFNR from the coding sequence ATGAAATGTGGAATTATAGGACTTCCAAATACAGGAAAATCAACATTCTTTAATTTGATTTCTAATTCAAAGGCTTTATCAAAAAATTTTCCTTTTTGCACCATAGAACCTAATTATGGAATTACAAAAGTTCCAGATGAAAGATTATACGAATTAAAAAAAATTATTAATTCTACAAAAATAGTTCCATCTGAAATAAAAATAGTAGATATAGCTGGATTAATTAAAGGTTCACATAAAGGAGAAGGTCTAGGGAATAGATTTTTATCTCATGTTCGTGAAACAAATGTCATGATACACATGATTCGTTTTTTTCGTGATCGAAGCGTCCTTCATGTGGAAGGATCGATTAATCCTATTAGAGATAAAGAAATTATTGACATGGAATTACAGTTTAAAGATCTGGAAACAATAGAAAAAAGATTAGAAAAAGTTACGAAAAAAAATCAAGTTAATAAATCTATACATATACTAAAAAAAATTTTTTCTTTTTTAAAAGAAGGAAAAAATATTAGAATATATCCATTTCAAAAAGACGAAAAAGAATATATAAAAGATTTACAGTTACTAACTATTAAACCTGTTATTTATGTATGCAATATAGATAATGAGTTAGATTACAATACTAGTTTACATATAGAAAATATGAAAAAAACGATAAAAATGGAAAATTCTACTTTAATCATATTATCGTTAAAAAAAAATTGCATAAAACTTGATCAAATATTGAAAAAAACTTATAATTTATTAAATTTAATAAGTTTTTTTACGGTAGGAAAAAAAGAAATTCGATCTTGGTCTATTCCTAATCCATGTACAGCTTATGAAGCTTCTTCAGTAATTCATACAGATTTTAAAAAAGGATTTATTCGAGCAAAAGTGATTCACTATAATGATTTTATAAAATATAGATCTGAAGAAAATGCAAAAAAAGCAGGAAAAATATTATTAGCAGGAAAAAATTATTTTATTCAAGATGGAGATATTATTCATTTCCGGTTCAATCGGTAA
- a CDS encoding Do family serine endopeptidase: MSSIITIAAYKQYVKEEPLLFPYTSSGKTRLTSSSSDPSLLVSSAGFPDFTRVVSKTIHAVVNVKNFSKKYSNQFDPFDFFFGFPDDFGNNRERKPQRNDIPGLHGSGVILSPDGYIVTNNHVIKDAEKIEITLNDQRTYKAKLIGTDPSTDIALLKINEKNLPFIYFSDSNKVQVGEWVLAIGNPFDLNSTVTAGIISAKNRSLGILRGETQSSIESFFQTDAAVNPGNSGGALINTNGELIGINTAISSASGNFIGYSFAAPSNLVAKVIQDIKKYGTVQRAYLGVKGIDLSKTEYLKVYNQETHQNIKSQQGFLIGEVFEKSGADDAGLKKGDIIKSIDGKPIQNIADLSFIVGTKHPGDKIRVIIIRNKQKKIFNVILKDLQGRKKIRTKEEITPSELLGAVFDPLSKESKKDLGIDYGIKIKEIRTGRLSAIGLEEGDIILSINGIKMKNPNDVNKVLKKYSGDVTIKSIKENGQVYIAGFEMN; the protein is encoded by the coding sequence ATGAGTTCAATAATAACTATTGCTGCATATAAACAATACGTTAAAGAAGAACCCTTACTTTTTCCATATACATCCTCAGGAAAAACAAGATTAACCTCATCATCATCAGATCCTTCATTATTGGTAAGTTCTGCTGGTTTTCCTGATTTTACCAGAGTTGTATCAAAAACCATACATGCAGTAGTCAATGTCAAAAATTTTTCAAAAAAATATAGTAATCAATTTGATCCATTTGATTTCTTTTTTGGATTTCCTGACGATTTTGGAAATAATAGAGAAAGAAAACCTCAAAGAAATGATATACCTGGACTTCATGGATCTGGAGTTATTTTATCACCTGACGGATACATTGTGACTAATAATCATGTTATTAAAGACGCAGAAAAAATAGAAATTACCCTTAATGATCAAAGAACCTATAAAGCTAAATTAATAGGAACAGATCCTAGTACCGATATAGCTTTATTAAAGATTAATGAAAAAAATTTACCTTTTATTTATTTTTCAGATTCTAATAAAGTACAAGTAGGAGAATGGGTACTAGCGATAGGAAATCCTTTTGATTTAAACTCTACTGTTACAGCTGGAATCATAAGTGCAAAAAATAGAAGTTTGGGAATATTAAGAGGAGAAACACAATCATCAATTGAATCTTTTTTTCAAACCGATGCAGCGGTGAATCCCGGAAATAGTGGAGGAGCATTAATTAACACTAATGGAGAATTGATTGGAATTAATACTGCTATTTCTTCAGCTTCAGGAAATTTTATAGGATATAGTTTTGCTGCTCCTTCTAATTTAGTTGCAAAAGTAATTCAAGATATAAAAAAATACGGAACTGTACAACGTGCATATTTAGGAGTGAAAGGAATAGACCTTTCTAAAACAGAATATTTAAAGGTTTATAATCAAGAAACACACCAAAATATAAAATCACAACAAGGTTTTTTAATAGGAGAAGTATTTGAAAAAAGTGGAGCGGATGATGCAGGACTCAAAAAAGGAGATATTATAAAAAGCATAGATGGAAAACCTATACAAAACATTGCAGATCTTTCATTTATTGTAGGGACAAAACATCCAGGAGATAAAATAAGAGTGATTATTATACGTAATAAACAGAAAAAAATTTTTAACGTTATTTTAAAAGATTTACAAGGAAGAAAAAAAATAAGAACTAAAGAAGAGATTACTCCATCTGAATTATTAGGCGCAGTATTTGATCCACTTAGTAAAGAGTCTAAAAAAGATTTGGGAATTGATTATGGTATCAAAATTAAAGAAATAAGAACAGGTCGTTTAAGTGCTATCGGTTTAGAAGAAGGAGATATCATTTTATCTATTAATGGGATAAAAATGAAAAATCCGAATGATGTAAACAAAGTTTTAAAAAAATACTCGGGAGATGTTACTATAAAATCGATTAAAGAAAATGGACAAGTATATATAGCAGGATTTGAAATGAATTAA